In Vitis riparia cultivar Riparia Gloire de Montpellier isolate 1030 chromosome 19, EGFV_Vit.rip_1.0, whole genome shotgun sequence, the following proteins share a genomic window:
- the LOC117909651 gene encoding AUGMIN subunit 4, which yields MAKGLQQQAGGQNLPADVTALIDQLERHCLAPDGSLVSKSAYYDLQLAREEMARERLRYFEAMAIYCEAIAMVEEYQQAVSVANLGGIRDVQGLYPQLGLKNSPQVYETLEHRLVVAEAAQRLRLPLISKDGEIHEEEIEKWSIMSRSSLDSTSTSITISSSSNSTNYTNSSVNITAERASNALSLGTDTSEPEVGGVPNRFLGITPAYLWQTQLQQTPLSMDMTDYQMSLSREIESRLKAKCDKLADVFVMDDIDSSSRSQNSSARLPERVKLIIEEIEREEAALREDLYSADRKFAEYYNVLEQILGVLIKLVKDLKLQHQHKYDELQKTWLCKRCETMSAKLRVLEHILLLETYTQDSIPALHKIRKYLLEATEEASIAYNKAVTRLREYQGVDPHFDTIARQYHEIVKKLENMQWTIHQVEMDLKRLPDHPST from the exons ATGGCGAAGGGACTGCAGCAGCAGGCCGGAGGGCAAAATCTTCCGGCGGACGTGACGGCGCTGATTGATCAACTGGAGCGGCACTGCTTGGCTCCTGATGGGTCTCTCGTCTCCAAATCTGCCTACTACGATCTCCAATTG GCAAGAGAGGAGATGGCAAGAGAGAGGCTTCGCTATTTTGAAGCCATG GCAATCTACTGCGAAGCAATTGCAATGGTGGAAGAGTATCAACAGGCTGTGTCAGTGGCAAATCTTGGAGGAATTCGGGATGTTCAGGGACTATATCCACAACTAGGCTTGAAGAATTCTCCTCAG GTTTATGAAACTCTAGAGCATCGACTGGTTGTTGCAGAAGCAGCTCAAAGATTGAGGCTTCCTCTTATTTCCAAAGATGGTGAAATTCATGAGGAAGAAATTGAGAAATGGAGTATAATGTCACGAAGCTCTCTTGATAGTACAAGTACCAGCATCACAATCAGTTCAAGCTCAAATTCCACTAACTATACAAATAGTTCTGTTAATATCACAGCAGAAAGGGCAAGTAATGCACTTTCTCTTGGTACTGATACATCAGAACCTGAAGTTGGTGGTGTTCCCAACCGCTTTCTAGGAATAACACCTGCTTATTTATGGCAAACTCAGCTCCAACAAACACCCTTATCAATG GATATGACAGACTACCAGATGTCACTTTCTCGTGAGATTGAGTCACGTTTAAAAGCTAAATGTGACAAGTTGGCTGATGTTTTTGTAATGGATGACATTG ATTCTTCATCACGTAGTCAAAACTCAAGTGCTCGGCTTCCAGAAAG GGTGAAGTTAATCATTGAGGAGATTGAAAGGGAAGAAGCTGCTTTGCGGGAGGACCTCTATTCTGCTGATAGAAAGTTTGCAGAATACTACAAT GTCTTAGAGCAGATACTTGGAGTGCTTATTAAGCTTGTCAAAGATTTGAAATTGCAACATCAACATAAATAT GATGAACTACAAAAAACTTGGCTATGTAAAAGGTGTGAGACCATGAGTGCAAAATTGAG ggttttggagcATATTCTCCTCCTTGAAACTTACACTCAGGATTCGATACCGGCACTCCATAAAATAAG GAAGTATCTTCTTGAGGCTACAGAAGAAGCTTCAATTGCATACAATAAAGCA GTGACACGCCTTAGAGAGTACCAAGGTGTTGAtcctcactttgatacaattgCAAGGCAGTACCACGAAATTGTAAAG AAATTGGAGAACATGCAATGGACGATACACCAAGTCGAAATGGACCTCAAACGTCTACCTGATCATCCCAGCACATAA
- the LOC117908910 gene encoding uncharacterized protein LOC117908910, giving the protein MEKGNEQSLTTSFQKLHLSPISKSKPSVIPPTFQSSRSPIEKTKPPSLESLCLGVVGKHFEDIIGDLGEIAVNFPADTKMAMAAIARRRQLLNDDVIISLAESSWEILDISGSDVSDFGLAKVAERCKVLRAVDISRCSKVTAAGVSELVWHCHSLETLRCGGCPRSDHTARQCLGIFKPKLNDIEGESWEELDPTEIAHGAESLRWLLWPKIDNNSLESFAAECPRIIVNPKPSPFGFRGVKVPVEALPNVALDEPIVKDIDPRTWAVSGFTARPTAPSSPSSTELPIAEKFRLAFVERDSRLAPKRAKNARQHLRRAEREWVMTSTRAKALALASQASKSLHGRN; this is encoded by the exons ATGGAAAAGGGCAACGAGCAGAGCCTAACGACGTCGTTTCAGAAACTCCATCTCAGTCCCATTTCCAAATCTAAGCCTTCCGTCATCCCTCCGACTTTTCAATCCTCCA GATCACCTATTGAGAAGACAAAGCCTCCAAGTTTGGAAAGTCTGTGCCTCGGAGTTGTAGGGAAGCATTTTGAGGATATCATTGGGGACTTGGGTGAGATTGCGGTGAACTTTCCAGCAGATACtaag ATGGCAATGGCAGCAATTGCTAGGAGAAGACAGTTACTTAATGATGATGTCATCATCTCATTGGCCGAAAGTTCATGGGAAATCCTTGATATCTCTGGTTCAGATGTTTCTGATTTTGGTTTGGCAAAGGTGGCAGAGAGATGCAAAGTTCTCCGAGCTGTAGATATAAG CCGATGCAGCAAAGTCACTGCAGCTGGTGTTTCCGAGCTTGTGTGGCATTGTCATTCCTTAGAGACATTGAGATGCGG AGGGTGCCCGAGAAGTGACCATACCGCACGCCAATGCTTGGGTATCTTCAAACCAAAGCTGAATGATATCGAGGGAGAATCTTGGGAGGAACTTGATCCCACAGAGATTGCTCATGGTGCAGAGTCATTGCGCTGGCTCTTGTGG CCAAAAATTGATAACAATTCATTGGAGAGCTTTGCTGCCGAATGCCCACGCATCATAGTAAACCCAAAGCCATCGCCTTTCGGTTTCAGAGGGGTCAAGGTTCCAGTGGAAGCACTGCCAAACGTAGCACTGGATGAGCCCATCGTTAAGGATATTGATCCCCGAACATGGGCGGTTAGTGGGTTTACAGCAAGACCAACAGCTCCGTCAAGTCCCAGCTCCACAGAGTTGCCCATTGCTGAAAAATTTAGACTTGCGTTTGTGGAGAGAGACAGCCGATTAGCACCAAAGCGAGCAAAGAATGCAAGGCAACACCTGCGGAGGGCAGAGAGGGAGTGGGTTATGACAAGCACAAGGGCAAAGGCATTAGCTCTGGCCTCACAAGCCAGCAAGTCTCTACATGGTCGGAATTAG
- the LOC117908908 gene encoding aconitate hydratase, cytoplasmic-like isoform X2 yields MYMATSPYSSLALLRASRVRFAPSISTVSLSSSSSAPPPPCPSRIAASASSSSLPFSTISGGYRSLGFLSAFRSRRWSHGVDWRSPVSLRAQIRAAAPVIERFERKMATIASEHPFKGILTSVPKPGGGEFGKFYSLPALNDPRIDKLPYSIRILLESAIRNCDNFQVTKDDVEKIIDWENTSPKQVEIPFKPARVLLQDFTGVPAVVDLACMRDAMNNLGSDSNKINPLVPVDLVIDHSVQVDVTRSENAVQANMDLEFQRNKERFSFLKWGSTAFRNMLVVPPGSGIVHQVNLEYLGRVVFNNDGILYPDSVVGTDSHTTMIDGLGVAGWGVGGIEAEAAMLGQPMSMVLPGVVGFKLSGKLRSGVTATDLVLTVTQMLRKHGVVGKFVEFYGEGMGELSLADRATIANMSPEYGATMGFFPVDHVTLQYLKLTGRSDETVAMIEAYLRANRMFVDYNEPQVERFYSSYLQLNLEDVEPCMSGPKRPHDRVPLKEMKTDWKACLDNKVGFKGFAVPKEAQDKVAKFSFHGQPAELKHGSVVIAAITSCTNTSNPSVMLGAGLVAKKASELGLEVKPWIKTSLAPGSGVVTKYLLQSGMQKYLNQQGFHIVGYGCTTCIGNSGDLDESVASAISENDIIAAAVLSGNRNFEGRVHALTRANYLASPPLVVAYALAGTVDIDFEKEPIGTGKDGKDVYFKDIWPTSEEIAEVVQSSVLPEMFKSTYEAITKGNPIWNQLSVHSSSLYSWDPNSTYIHEPPYFKNMTMNPPGPHGVKDAYCLLNFGDSITTDHISPAGSIHKDSPAAKYLIERGVAPKDFNSYGSRRGNDEVMARGTFANIRIVNKLLNGEVGPKTIHIPTGEKLYVFDAAMRYRADGHDTIVLAGAEYGSGSSRDWAAKGPMLQGVKAVIAKSFERIHRSNLVGMGIIPLCFKAGEDADTLGLTGHERYNIDLPSKISEIRPGQDVTVTTDNGKSFTCTVRFDTQVELAYFDHGGILPYAIRYLINQ; encoded by the exons ATGTATATGGCCACTTCTCCATATTCTTCACTCGCGCTCCTCAGAGCCTCTAGGGTTCGCTTCGCGCCTTCTATCTCTACAGTTTCgctgtcttcttcttcttctgctcctcctcctccttgtCCCTCTAGAATCGCCGCTTCTGCTTCTTCTTCGTCTTTGCCTTTTTCCACGATCAGTGGTGGTTACCGTTCCTTGGGATTCTTGTCGGCGTTTCGATCTCGTCGGTGGAGCCACGGCGTCGACTGGCGGTCCCCGGTCAGCCTCCGCGCTCAGATCAGGGCCGCTGCTCCTGTGATCGAGCGGTTCGAGCGGAAAATGGCTACTATAG CTTCTGAGCATCCTTTTAAGGGAATATTGACCAGTGTTCCCAAGCCTGGAGGTGGAGAGTTTGGAAAGTTCTACAGCCTCCCTGCTCTGAATGATCCAAGGATTG ACAAGCTGCCTTACTCTATAAGGATACTTCTGGAATCTGCCATACGTAATTGTGACAACTTCCAAGTAACCAAGGATGATGTTGAAAAGATTATTGATTGGGAGAATACTTCACCGAAGCAAGTTGAAATTCCCTTCAAGCCTGCTCGTGTTCTCTTACAG GACTTTACTGGAGTGCCAGCTGTGGTTGACCTTGCCTGCATGCGGGATGCCATGAACAACCTTGGCAGTGATTCAAACAAGATCAATCCCTTG GTGCCAGTGGACCTTGTCATTGATCATTCAGTTCAGGTTGATGTAACAAGATCAGAAAATGCAGTACAGGCAAATATGGACCTTGAATTCCAGAGGAACAAAGAGAGGTTTTCCTTCTTGAAATGGGGTTCAACCGCCTTCCGTAACATGCTTGTTGTTCCTCCTGGTTCTGGTATTGTCCACCAG GTTAATCTGGAATACCTTGGACGGGTTGTTTTTAACAATGATGGTATTCTCTATCCTGATAGTGTGGTTGGTACTGATTCCCACACAACTATGATTGATGGACTAGGAGTTGCTGGATGGGGTGTTGGAGGAATTGAAGCAGAGGCTGCAATGCTTGGCCAG ccaatgagcatggtattaCCTGGTGTTGTTGGATTTAAGCTGTCTGGTAAGTTGCGTAGTGGTGTCACAGCAACTGACTTGGTTTTGACCGTGACACAAATGTTAAGGAAGCATGGTGTTGTTGGCAAGTTCGTTGAGTTCTATG GTGAGGGCATGGGTGAATTGTCATTGGCTGATAGGGCCACCATTGCAAACATGTCTCCTGAATATGGAGCAACAATGGGTTTCTTCCCTGTAGATCATGTTACATTACAGTATCTTAAATTAACTGGAAGAAGCGATGAAAca GTAGCTATGATAGAAGCATATTTGCGTGCAAACAGAATGTTTGTTGATTACAATGAg CCTCAAGTAGAACGATTTTACTCATCTTATCTGCAATTGAACCTAGAAGATGTTGAACCCTGCATGTCAGGACCTAAGCG GCCTCATGATCGAGTTCCTCTGAAAGAGATGAAGACTGACTGGAAAGCATGTCTTGATAACAAAGTTGGATTCAAG GGCTTTGCTGTACCGAAAGAGGCACAGGACAAAGTGGCCAAGTTTTCATTCCATGGACAGCCTGCTGAGCTCAAGCATGGTAGTGTTGTTATAGCAGCTATCACGAGTTGTACAAACACATCAAATCCTAGTGTCATGCTTGGGGCTGGTCTTGTTGCAAAAAAGGCCAGTGAACTTGGCTTGGAG GTCAAGCCATGGATTAAAACTAGTCTTGCTCCAGGTTCTGGAGTTGTTACAAAATATCTGCTCCAGAG TGGCATGCAAAAGTACTTGAATCAGCAGGGATTTCATATTGTTGGCTATGGATGCACAACATGTATTGGGAATTCAGGGGATCTTGACGAATCAGTAGCTTCTGCAATTTCAGAAAATG ATATTATTGCAGCTGCTGTGCTCTCTGGTAACCGGAACTTTGAAGGTCGTGTTCATGCATTGACAAGAGCCAACTATCTAGCATCACCTCCACTAGTTGTTGCTTATGCACTTGCCGGCACAGT TGACATCGACTTTGAGAAGGAGCCAATTGGTACAGGAAAGGATGGTAAAGATGTGTACTTCAAAGACATATGGCCTACTAGTGAAGAAATTGCAGAG GTTGTTCAATCAAGTGTGTTGCCTGAAATGTTCAAGAGTACCTATGAGGCTATCACAAAGGGAAATCCCATATGGAATCAGTTATCAGTTCACAGTTCCTCTCTTTATTCATGGGACCCGAACTCAACCTACATTCATGAGCCCCCATATTTCAAGAACATGACCATGAATCCACCGGGTCCTCATGGGGTGAAGGATGCCTACTGCTTGCTCAACTTTGGCGACAGTATTACCACCGATCATATTTCTCCTGCCGGTAGCATCCATAAGGATAGCCCTGCTGCAAAGTATCTTATTGAGCGTGGGGTGGCTCCCAAGGACTTCAATTCTTACGGTAGCCGTCGTGGAAATGATGAGGTGATGGCAAGGGGCACCTTTGCCAATATTCGCATTGTCAACAAGCTTCTGAATGGAGAAGTGGGTCCAAAGACAATTCACATTCCAACAGGAGAGAAGCTTTATGTGTTTGATGCAGCAATG AGATACAGGGCTGATGGGCATGACACCATTGTCCTAGCTGGAGCAGAGTATGGAAGTGGCAGCTCTCGAGATTGGGCTGCCAAGGGCCCAATGCTACAG GGAGTCAAAGCAGTGATCGCTAAGAGCTTTGAGAGGATCCATCGCAGTAACCTGGTTGGGATGGGAATCATTCCTCTTTGTTTCAAGGCCGGTGAGGATGCTGACACACTAGGCTTGACAGGTCATGAGCGCTACAACATCGACCTTCCTAGTAAGATCAGTGAGATAAGGCCAGGCCAAGATGTCACCGTTACAACTGACAATGGCAAGTCTTTCACATGCACGGTCCGCTTTGACACACAG GTTGAGTTGGCATATTTTGATCATGGTGGCATTCTTCCCTATGCCATCCGGTACTTGATCAACCAATGA
- the LOC117908908 gene encoding aconitate hydratase, cytoplasmic-like isoform X1 — MYMATSPYSSLALLRASRVRFAPSISTVSLSSSSSAPPPPCPSRIAASASSSSLPFSTISGGYRSLGFLSAFRSRRWSHGVDWRSPVSLRAQIRAAAPVIERFERKMATIASEHPFKGILTSVPKPGGGEFGKFYSLPALNDPRIDKLPYSIRILLESAIRNCDNFQVTKDDVEKIIDWENTSPKQVEIPFKPARVLLQDFTGVPAVVDLACMRDAMNNLGSDSNKINPLVPVDLVIDHSVQVDVTRSENAVQANMDLEFQRNKERFSFLKWGSTAFRNMLVVPPGSGIVHQVNLEYLGRVVFNNDGILYPDSVVGTDSHTTMIDGLGVAGWGVGGIEAEAAMLGQPMSMVLPGVVGFKLSGKLRSGVTATDLVLTVTQMLRKHGVVGKFVEFYGEGMGELSLADRATIANMSPEYGATMGFFPVDHVTLQYLKLTGRSDETVAMIEAYLRANRMFVDYNEPQVERFYSSYLQLNLEDVEPCMSGPKRPHDRVPLKEMKTDWKACLDNKVGFKGFAVPKEAQDKVAKFSFHGQPAELKHGSVVIAAITSCTNTSNPSVMLGAGLVAKKASELGLEVKPWIKTSLAPGSGVVTKYLLQSGMQKYLNQQGFHIVGYGCTTCIGNSGDLDESVASAISENDIIAAAVLSGNRNFEGRVHALTRANYLASPPLVVAYALAGTVDIDFEKEPIGTGKDGKDVYFKDIWPTSEEIAEVVQSSVLPEMFKSTYEAITKGNPIWNQLSVHSSSLYSWDPNSTYIHEPPYFKNMTMNPPGPHGVKDAYCLLNFGDSITTDHISPAGSIHKDSPAAKYLIERGVAPKDFNSYGSRRGNDEVMARGTFANIRIVNKLLNGEVGPKTIHIPTGEKLYVFDAAMRYRADGHDTIVLAGAEYGSGSSRDWAAKGPMLQGVKAVIAKSFERIHRSNLVGMGIIPLCFKAGEDADTLGLTGHERYNIDLPSKISEIRPGQDVTVTTDNGKSFTCTVRFDTQVELAYFDHGGILPYAIRYLINQ, encoded by the exons ATGTATATGGCCACTTCTCCATATTCTTCACTCGCGCTCCTCAGAGCCTCTAGGGTTCGCTTCGCGCCTTCTATCTCTACAGTTTCgctgtcttcttcttcttctgctcctcctcctccttgtCCCTCTAGAATCGCCGCTTCTGCTTCTTCTTCGTCTTTGCCTTTTTCCACGATCAGTGGTGGTTACCGTTCCTTGGGATTCTTGTCGGCGTTTCGATCTCGTCGGTGGAGCCACGGCGTCGACTGGCGGTCCCCGGTCAGCCTCCGCGCTCAGATCAGGGCCGCTGCTCCTGTGATCGAGCGGTTCGAGCGGAAAATGGCTACTATAG CTTCTGAGCATCCTTTTAAGGGAATATTGACCAGTGTTCCCAAGCCTGGAGGTGGAGAGTTTGGAAAGTTCTACAGCCTCCCTGCTCTGAATGATCCAAGGATTG ACAAGCTGCCTTACTCTATAAGGATACTTCTGGAATCTGCCATACGTAATTGTGACAACTTCCAAGTAACCAAGGATGATGTTGAAAAGATTATTGATTGGGAGAATACTTCACCGAAGCAAGTTGAAATTCCCTTCAAGCCTGCTCGTGTTCTCTTACAG GACTTTACTGGAGTGCCAGCTGTGGTTGACCTTGCCTGCATGCGGGATGCCATGAACAACCTTGGCAGTGATTCAAACAAGATCAATCCCTTG GTGCCAGTGGACCTTGTCATTGATCATTCAGTTCAGGTTGATGTAACAAGATCAGAAAATGCAGTACAGGCAAATATGGACCTTGAATTCCAGAGGAACAAAGAGAGGTTTTCCTTCTTGAAATGGGGTTCAACCGCCTTCCGTAACATGCTTGTTGTTCCTCCTGGTTCTGGTATTGTCCACCAG GTTAATCTGGAATACCTTGGACGGGTTGTTTTTAACAATGATGGTATTCTCTATCCTGATAGTGTGGTTGGTACTGATTCCCACACAACTATGATTGATGGACTAGGAGTTGCTGGATGGGGTGTTGGAGGAATTGAAGCAGAGGCTGCAATGCTTGGCCAG ccaatgagcatggtattaCCTGGTGTTGTTGGATTTAAGCTGTCTGGTAAGTTGCGTAGTGGTGTCACAGCAACTGACTTGGTTTTGACCGTGACACAAATGTTAAGGAAGCATGGTGTTGTTGGCAAGTTCGTTGAGTTCTATG GTGAGGGCATGGGTGAATTGTCATTGGCTGATAGGGCCACCATTGCAAACATGTCTCCTGAATATGGAGCAACAATGGGTTTCTTCCCTGTAGATCATGTTACATTACAGTATCTTAAATTAACTGGAAGAAGCGATGAAAca GTAGCTATGATAGAAGCATATTTGCGTGCAAACAGAATGTTTGTTGATTACAATGAg CCTCAAGTAGAACGATTTTACTCATCTTATCTGCAATTGAACCTAGAAGATGTTGAACCCTGCATGTCAGGACCTAAGCG GCCTCATGATCGAGTTCCTCTGAAAGAGATGAAGACTGACTGGAAAGCATGTCTTGATAACAAAGTTGGATTCAAG GGCTTTGCTGTACCGAAAGAGGCACAGGACAAAGTGGCCAAGTTTTCATTCCATGGACAGCCTGCTGAGCTCAAGCATGGTAGTGTTGTTATAGCAGCTATCACGAGTTGTACAAACACATCAAATCCTAGTGTCATGCTTGGGGCTGGTCTTGTTGCAAAAAAGGCCAGTGAACTTGGCTTGGAG GTCAAGCCATGGATTAAAACTAGTCTTGCTCCAGGTTCTGGAGTTGTTACAAAATATCTGCTCCAGAG TGGCATGCAAAAGTACTTGAATCAGCAGGGATTTCATATTGTTGGCTATGGATGCACAACATGTATTGGGAATTCAGGGGATCTTGACGAATCAGTAGCTTCTGCAATTTCAGAAAATG ATATTATTGCAGCTGCTGTGCTCTCTGGTAACCGGAACTTTGAAGGTCGTGTTCATGCATTGACAAGAGCCAACTATCTAGCATCACCTCCACTAGTTGTTGCTTATGCACTTGCCG GCACAGTTGACATCGACTTTGAGAAGGAGCCAATTGGTACAGGAAAGGATGGTAAAGATGTGTACTTCAAAGACATATGGCCTACTAGTGAAGAAATTGCAGAG GTTGTTCAATCAAGTGTGTTGCCTGAAATGTTCAAGAGTACCTATGAGGCTATCACAAAGGGAAATCCCATATGGAATCAGTTATCAGTTCACAGTTCCTCTCTTTATTCATGGGACCCGAACTCAACCTACATTCATGAGCCCCCATATTTCAAGAACATGACCATGAATCCACCGGGTCCTCATGGGGTGAAGGATGCCTACTGCTTGCTCAACTTTGGCGACAGTATTACCACCGATCATATTTCTCCTGCCGGTAGCATCCATAAGGATAGCCCTGCTGCAAAGTATCTTATTGAGCGTGGGGTGGCTCCCAAGGACTTCAATTCTTACGGTAGCCGTCGTGGAAATGATGAGGTGATGGCAAGGGGCACCTTTGCCAATATTCGCATTGTCAACAAGCTTCTGAATGGAGAAGTGGGTCCAAAGACAATTCACATTCCAACAGGAGAGAAGCTTTATGTGTTTGATGCAGCAATG AGATACAGGGCTGATGGGCATGACACCATTGTCCTAGCTGGAGCAGAGTATGGAAGTGGCAGCTCTCGAGATTGGGCTGCCAAGGGCCCAATGCTACAG GGAGTCAAAGCAGTGATCGCTAAGAGCTTTGAGAGGATCCATCGCAGTAACCTGGTTGGGATGGGAATCATTCCTCTTTGTTTCAAGGCCGGTGAGGATGCTGACACACTAGGCTTGACAGGTCATGAGCGCTACAACATCGACCTTCCTAGTAAGATCAGTGAGATAAGGCCAGGCCAAGATGTCACCGTTACAACTGACAATGGCAAGTCTTTCACATGCACGGTCCGCTTTGACACACAG GTTGAGTTGGCATATTTTGATCATGGTGGCATTCTTCCCTATGCCATCCGGTACTTGATCAACCAATGA
- the LOC117908911 gene encoding NADH dehydrogenase [ubiquinone] 1 alpha subcomplex assembly factor 2 isoform X3, which produces MVSVMKEKRWVVFKGEKDPTSIPVEWICWLNGQRKVAPTPEEMIELEARRERVRLNVALLKEEEERKAKEGSTRKVVKTGKVGGPDLKSFIRQFPATSEGDKMEEASDAVDDMRNPKETDTAEPTGTGASFKPGTWQPPT; this is translated from the exons TGAAAGAGAAAAGATGGGTTGTGTTCAAAGGGGAAAAGGATCCTACCTCCATTCCAG TTGAATGGATATGCTGGCTGAACGGGCAGCGGAAGGTAGCTCCCACGCCAGAG GAAATGATTGAGCTGGAAGCTAGGCGTGAACGTGTTAGATTGAATGTTGCTC tTCTGAAGGAGGAAGAGGAGAGAAAGGCCAAAGAAGGCAGTACTCGCAAGGTGGTGAAGACTG GTAAAGTTGGAGGTCCAGATTTGAAAAGTTTCATTCGGCAATTCCCAGCTACTTCGGAAG GTGACAAAATGGAAGAAGCATCTGATGCCGTGGATGACATGAG GAACCCCAAAGAAACCGACACAGCAGAGCCCACAGGAACTGGGGCATCCTTCAAGCCCGGAACATGGCAGCCTCCAACATGA